The DNA segment AGAAACTACCAATTTGGTGATTCTTTAGAGCGTATTTCGATGACCGAAAGCTTTAAAAACGCTCAAATAAATCACGGGATAGATGGGTTTAACCTTACGGAAAATGATTTAGTGGTTGAAGAATCGATGCACAAATCGCAAATGAGTACGGTGTTGATGATCGATATTAGCCACAGTATGATTCTGTATGGTGAAGATAGGATCACGCCCGCCAAAAAAGTAGCCATGGCTCTTTCTGAACTGATAACTACCCGCTATCCAAAAGATACATTGGATATTCTGGTCTTCGGAAACGATGCTTGGCCTATAAAAATTAAAGATTTACCCTATTTAAATGTAGGTCCATTTCATACGAATACCGTTGCTGGATTACAATTGGCAATGGATATGTTACGTAGAAAGCGAAACACCAATAAGCAGATTTTTATGATCACCGACGGAAAACCAAGCTGTATGCAACTTCCCGACGGGACATATTATAAAAATAGCGCAGGACTCGACCCTAACATTGTAAAGAAATGCTATATGATGGCAAGACAAGCGCGTAAGTTGCACATTCCCATTACTACTTTTATGATTGCGGAAGACCCTTATTTAATGCAATTTGTAGATCAATTTACGGCAGCCAACCAAGGAAAAGCATTTTATACTGGATTAAAAGGATTAGGTGAAATGATTTTTACCGATTATGAAACGAATAGGAGAAAGCGGATTAGGTAGAATAATAAAAAAGAATATAGAAATTAGAGTATAGAATATAGAGGTTAAAATTAAAGTTGTGGAAATTTAAAATGTAGCAGTGAGTAGAAACTTAAACTTGAAGAGCAAAAAAAAGAAAATATGAAAATAGAAAATATAAAAACCTTCGGCGACTTAAAAAAAGCTGGATTTGAATACAAAACCATTAAAGAAGAATTACGAAGAAACTTACTTCAGAAATTATTAAAAAAAGAAACGGTTTTTGAAGGAATTCACGGTTATGATTATACTGTTATACCGGAATTAGAACGCGCTATCCTTTCCAAACACAACATCAATCTTCTTGGATTGCGAGGGCAAGCTAAAACACGATTGGCGCGACAAATGGTTTCGCTGTTAGATGAATACATTCCAGTAGTTGCGGGAAGTGAAATTAATGACGATCCTTTTCACCCTATTTCTAGATTTGCAAAAGAATTAGTACATGATAAAGGTGATAAAACCCCTATTGAGTGGTTACACCGAGACGAACGCTTTTCAGAAAAACTAGCAACACCCGATGTTACCGTGGCCGATATTATTGGTGACGTAGACCCGATTAAAGCTGCCAATTTAAAATTGACGTATGCTGATGATCGCGTGATTCATTTTGGGATGATTCCGCGCGCCAATCGAAGCATTTTTGTAATAAACGAATTGCCCGATCTACAACCACGTATACAAGTAGCCTTATTTAATATTTTACAAGAAGGTGATGTACAAATTCGTGGTTTTAAATTACGAATGCCATTGGATGTACAGTTTGTATTTACTGCAAACCCAGAAGATTATACCAACCGGGGAAGCATTGTAACCCCATTGAAAGATAGAATCGGTTCGCAAATATTAACGCATTATCCTGATGATATTAAAACCGCACGAACCATTACTCAGCAGGAAACGATGGAAGCCTCTGCAACCAAAGAAAAAATATACGTGCCTGAACTGGCCAAAGATATTGTAGAGCAAATAAGCTTTGAAGCCCGTGAAAGTGAGTTTATTGACGCAAAAAGTGGGGTGAGTGCTCGGTTAAGCATTACCGCTTTCGAAAATTTACTGAGTACTGCCGAAAGACGCGCTTTACAAAACGGAGAAGATAAAACATCAGTTCGATTAAGTGATTTTATGGGTATTATCCCAGCTATCACAGGTAAAGTGGAATTGGTATACGAAGGTGAACAGGAAGGTGCCAGTGAAGTAGCTGAGCAATTGATAAACAGTGCTGTTAAAAGACAGTTTGAAGGTTATTTTCCTAAGATTGAAAAACTTCAAAAAGAAAGCGATGTAGATCCGTATGCCAATGTGGTCGCGTGGTTTTTTGAAGAAAGTGGATTTGAATTGTTGGATACGCTATCAGATACTGAATATAAACGTCAGCTTAATAAAATTGAGCCATTGGAGCAATTACTGAAAAAGCATGTTCCGGATATTTCAGCTAAGGATAAACCGTTTTTTAAAGAGTTTGTGTTATGGGCGCTTTCAGAATATAAAAAATTGAGTAAGCATAATTTAGGTGATGGACTGGAATTTAAAGATGTATATGGCGGGTATATTAGTGGGTTATAATAACTCACTAATAGCCTTTATAATCAAGGCGAGTCCACTAATCACCATAATGGCAATTACCCATTTTCTAAATGCGAGTTTACTCATACGTTGTAACAACCATTTGCCAATTAGGTTCCCTACGATAGCTCCAAGTCCCATAGCAATACCATAAACCCATAGTTCATCGGTTAATAAGCCGAAAAGGGCATAGCTACCTATTTGTGCTATTCCGAGAAAAAAAGATTGCGCGGCTTTGGTGCCCACGAGCGATTCCTTGTCTATACCAGCATTTAGTAGAAATGGGTTTAAGATTGGGCCCATGCCACCGGTTAAAGTTCCTATGATGGAGATAAAGAAGCCCAAAGGGATAAAATACCAGAGCTTTACTTCAAATGAACGCTCCTTTTTTCCAAAGCGATATTGAAAAAAGGTACTTACCAGAAACAGTCCGACGATAATTTGTACCCAATAAATCTTTACTTCAGCAAAAAGCCAAGCAGCTAGAACAGCACCAATCATAGCTGAAGGAACATAAAACCAAAAAATCTTCCAGACAATGTGTTTCCAGAAGATTATAATACGTGTAGGGCGACTTATAAAGGTTCCCAAGTTTATCACAGGAGCCGTTTGCGAAGTACCAATTAAAAAGTTGAGTATGGGTATTTGCATTAAAGCGCCACCACCGCCACTAATAGTAGAAAGTGTAAAGGCGATTGCTCCTAAAAAAAAGAGACCAACAAGTAAATAAGGTGAGAGGGAATTGATTAGTTCCATTCTTCAAAATTACAGAAATAGATTTGCTTTTATATTCAAAAAAAAGCTGCCTATAAAAATAGACAGCCGGTTTTAAATTAATATAGGAGAGTTTTACTTGTTAGGTATTTCTAGTTCTTGACCAGGATGTATAACATCTGGGTTGTCTAATATATTTCTATTAGCTTCAAAAATTTTATTGTATTTCATTGGGTCACCGTAATATTTTTTTGAAATTTTACTGAGTGATTCTCCTTTTTCCACTGTATGATATGCGTAAGCATTTTTGTCTGCCACTTTAATATCAGCTTCAAGATCTTGTGGATTTTCACCGCCAGATTTTTTAATTTCGTCCCATAAACGGTCTTTGTCATATTGGGTATTTGCGGTACCCCAAATTTTTAGTTTCCCGTTTTCTTCTTTTACATCACCATTTTGGATTTTAAGTTTTTCACCTAAATCTAAAACATTTTGATATTTAGCTTTAATCATTTTTTTATTTTTTTTATTAATGCGTTTTAAATATACAACTTTTAGAAGTTTATGAAGTCATTTTAATTAAATAACTGTATGTAAATTCTACTTTAAGTAACGACATGATTAACATTTAACTTAAAATTAAGGAGGTTTAATACAACCTTATGAAACTCAGCGTTATCTTTGTTTTAAACAAAACAAAAATCAACGATATGAAATTTAAATCAATTATTATGTCACTTGCTGTAGCAACGATGTTGTTTACTGCTTGTAATGACGGAAAAAAGAAAGAAGCTGAAGCAAAAGCTGAAGCTGAAAAAATGGAAATGGAAGCCCAAAAAAAGGCTGAAGAAGAGGCTATGATGGCTAAAAAAGAATTTGAGCAAAATACAATTGCCTCAAAAGCTATGAATAACCAAAACATGTCTACTTTAGTTTCTGCACTTAAAAAAGCAGGGCTTGCACAAACTTTTATGGAAGAAGGTGAATACACAGTATTTGCTCCAACCAATGAAGCTTTTGAAGCTGTTCCAAAGAAAAATATGGATAACTTAATGATGGATGAGAATAAAACTCAACTTCAAGGATTATTAAAATATCATGTTGTTTCTGGTGAGTGGACGGGCGATGCTCTTATGAAAGCAATAAAAGATAATGACAATAAATACAGAGTAACCACTTTACAAGGTGAAAACATTGTTCTATCTACAAAAGATGGTAAAATAATGGTTAAAGATGCTAAAGGAAACACGGCAACTGTTGTAAATGGTAATATGGATGCATCTAATGGTGTTGTTCACAGTATTGATAAAGTACTTATGCCTAAGGGATAATTGCTTAGAATAAAATCAATAAAAAGACCCCATTTTTGGGGTCTTTTTTTTATACTTTTTTGAAACTACCAGAGTCTACATCTTTTATAAATTGAATCAATCCTTGAAAGAATACTTCTTGATCATCATATTGCGAAAGATGACTTCCGTTAGGGCACAGATGAAACCTACCGTTTGCTACATTATTTGCAAGCCATTTCATTTCTTCGGGATTCATCGTATCATGAGTGGCTCCAATGGAAAGTGTTGGAACAGTAATTTCGTGCAGGCGATCTTTTACATCCCAATTTTTTAAAGTGGCATCGCCTTTAACTCCAAATTCGCTCGGACCTTGCATGGTTACGTATACGTCTGGATTAAGGTGCTGAAACCCTCTTTGTATCGAATTAGGCCATTGGTCTACCGGCATACGGATTACGTGTTTTGGGTAGTAATTTTCAATAATTAAGTTGAGGTATTCTTCATTGCTGTAATCTTCGGCAGCTTCATATTGCATGATTTTTTTCAGAACCGTAGGATCAAGTTGTGGTGCTAATACCTTTTCATTATATTTCATATAATCAGGAATGGAAGGCACCATATTCGAAACGATTAATCCTTTTAAATTCTCTTGATATTTTAAAGCATATTCCATTGCTAAAATACCGCCCCACGATTGCCCAAATAAATAAAAATTATCACTGTTTAAGCCTAGTGACTTACGTACTTGCTCCACCTCTTCTACAAAACGTTCGGTTTTCCAGAGGCTTTTATCGTCTGGTTGATCGCTATAGTAACTCCCCAATTGATCGTAATAATAATATTCAACTCCTTCTTGCGGAAAGTAACCATCAAAACATTCATAAATTTCGTGTGTCATCCCAGGTCCGCCGTGTAATAACAACACTTTTATTGTAGGATTATTACCGGTTTGCTTGGTCCAAACATTGAACGTTCCTTTTGGTGTTTCTATAGGGATCATTTTAATTCCGCCAGTAAATTGGTCGTCTTTATCAGTAAAAGAAAGGTATTCAGTTTCTGAATCATCTTGGTTGCTTTTTTCCTCAGTCTGGGTTTCAGCTTCATTTTTACAACTGATTGAAATTGCTAAAATGGAAAATAATAAGATTAGTTTTTTCATTTGGTTTGGTTTTTAGAAAGGTATTCGTTTTTCTTTAAATCGTCAATGGAGTTTACTGTCAGGCTTTTTCCGTCCCTTAAAACAATATTTTTAGAGGTAATATCTAACACATCGTTATAATAATGATCGGTGATGATAATACCTTTTGTTTCTGAAATTTTCATTAAAAACTCTCTTAATGCTTTTATTTGAAGTGGTTCCAGCATAGAAAATGGTTCGTCTAACATAAGGAACGGATGCGGCAAATGGCTAATTAAAATTGTTTCAAAAAACTTACGTTCTCCGTGAGAGAGCATGCCTGCTTTTTTATGGGTAAGCTTCGCAACAAATGGATTGTAAGAAACGGCATCTTGTTCTTTTTCCCCTTGAAAATACATTGGGATAATATCACGTACTCTTTGATTGTTAGGTAAAAAAGGGTGTTGCGGTAAATAGGTTATCAATTGTTTTTTTATGACTTCGGAAGAAGAAATTTTTGTTCCATTTATTTCAAGCTGTAAACTTTCTGCGGAAAGCGTTCCGAAGAGAATTTTTAATAAGGTAGATTTTCCACTTCCATTCTTTCCAAAAATTCCAAAAATATTTCCTGTTTCTATTGTAAAAGAAACATCATTTAAAACTTGGTTTTTTCCGAAGCTTTTGGTTACATCATGTACTTGTAAAGTTGCCAAAGAATAGATAAAAGCAGGTTAATAAAATTGAAAATAGTGGGATTGCAATAAGTAAATTTATGAAAAAACTAACCTTTAATAAGTTCCACTTGGTCATTCCTAAGTTGTAGTAAAAATAATATTCATCATTTTTAAAAACTCGAAAACCTAAAAAACCAAACAACAAACCTATGGTACAAAAAAGTCCAAAACCCCAAAGAACATTGGTAGCGATACAGCATACTATTCCGAACCCCGAGATGAATGGGAATATATCTTTATAGTATTGCCAATGGGCGCGAATATTCATTCTCTATTGGTGTCCAACGTGGCAGCCACAGCCGCCTTTCATAAAACCTTCTGTTTCTTGATGCCAAGGAAAGGCTTGGTTGTATTTGTTGTGTTCCCACCAAAAAGGTGAACGCTCTTTTGCGTGGTTTCCAATTTCATTTAAAGTGTTAGCATCGTATAATCGGCCATTAACCATTACCATTTCTATACTTTGCGTGTTTTCAATATCGTCTAATGGGTTATCTGTTAACACGATTAAATCTGCCATTTTTCCTTTTTCTAAAGAGCCTACATCATTTCCGGCTCCAATATATTCAGCTGCATTAATCGTGGCAGTTTTTAGTGCCTCTAGATTGGTCATTCCACCTTGTTTAAGCATCCATGTTTCCCAATGAGCTCCCAATCCTTGTAATTGTCCGTGAGCTCCCATATTAACTTTCACACCAGCATCACTCAATTTTTTAGCGGTTTCTGAAACTAAAATATGTCCATTTTCATATTCTTTTTCAGGAACCATCGTACGATGGCGCGAACGACTATCAACAATTCTTCTTGGTGTAAATTGTAGCAGTTTTTCATTTTCCCAAACATTATCACGTTGGTAATAATAGTACTCGCCATTCAATCCGCCGTAATTTACAATTAGGGTAGGCGTATAGCCAACGTCGCTTTTACCCCAAACTTCTAAAATATCTTTATAAATAGGCGCTACAGGAATGTTGTGTTCAACACCTGTGTGACCATCTATTACCATTGAAATATTATGGAAGAAAGTAGATCCGCCCTCTGGAACTACATTAATACCTTCCTCGCGTGCGGCTTGCAATACTTGTTGGCGTTGTTCTCTTCTTGGTTGGTTATAGCTTTTTACACTCTTTGCCCCAAAAGCTTTTGTGCGTCGAATGCTACTCTTTGCGTCTTCTAAGTTATTTATAACAGCTTTAAAATCACCGTCGGCGCCATATAGTATAAAACCCGTAGAATATAATCTTGGACCTGTTAATTTCCCAGCTTTTAATAATTCAGAAATACTGAATACCGTTTCTGTATTTGCTGAAGGATCATGCGAAGTAGTGACCCCAAATGCTAAGTTAGCCATTAACTGCCAGTTTTGTTGCGTGGTTAAACCATACCTAAAAGCCCCTACGTGGGCGTGCGCATCGACCATACCAGGCATAATGGTTTTTCCTGCAACATCATACACTTTTGCATCATTTGGAACCTTGATTTTAGAAGTTTCACCGATTGCTTCAATTTTATTTTCATTAATTACAATGGTTCCGTTTTTAAAAACTTTGTCGCCATCCATAGTAATAATTCGGGCATTGGTAAAAGCAATTTTTCCTGATGGTGTATCAACTGGAGCTGTAAGACCAATTTTAGTTCCTTCAAGTGTCATTTCAGGAACTTCTTCAGAAGAACCTGGTAAGAATGTGAACCTATTTTTTAGTTCATTGCTGAAATATTCATCACCCAATGTCCACATTATTTTTTTACTGTCTGGCGACCAATGTAAATTTATACCTGCATCCCTTGCAATTTGCGAAACTGGAACCGATTTTGATTTATTGTCTAAGTCTATAGTTTGGCCATTTAAAACCAACGGTGCAACATACGCTTTATGAAGATGTGTAAAAGCAATCCATTTATTATCTGGACTAGGAACTAATCTGTTGGCGTATTTAGATTTTAGATGCTCTTTTTTGTCGTTTCCGTTTAAGTTGACGCTGATTAATTTTTTAGTAAGATTTCCGAAGTAAGTACCGCCTGTTTGCAAGAAAATTCGATTTCCATCTTTACTGAATATTGGATATTCACCATCTTTGGTCACAAATTTTTCATTGTTACCAGAAGTATCCATTGTATAGATTCCCGGTTTTTTGGTAAACGTAAATCCTTGATCTGTGTTTCCTTTTTCTTTTCTGAACACAATGTGTTTACCATTTTGAGAATAAGAAGGTGTTCGGAAAATTGCTTTTTCTTGGGTAAGTTTTACAGGAGTTCCCCCTGAAGTGGATACTTTAAAAATGGCACCTTTTTCAAGATCGTTCCAAGTGACGAAAACAATATGCTTTCCATCTGGGGAGAATGTTGGTTCAAACTCAAAATCGGTGCCGTTTGTAATTCTTTGTGGGGAGCCGTTGGGTAATTCTTTTTTGTAGAGAGAACCCAAAGCATTAAAGATAACGATTTTTCCATTAGGAGAGGTCACAGCATGACGAATTACTTGTGGGGTGAATGTCTCTTCTTCAACTTTATTGTTAAAATGAACGCGGTCTGCAATATCAATTTTTACTTCTGCGGTAAATGGAATGTTTGTTATTTGTTGTGTTTCGGTATCAATTTTATTGATTTTTCCACCGCTCCAAAATACTAGATCGGTATTATTAGGCATCCAGCTAAAGTTTGGGTACACACCAAAAATAGCCCAAGCTTCTTGTTGGTCTTTGTTGAGTTGATCATAAACAGGCCATTCTTCACCCGTTTCTAAATCGTGTAAAAACAGTACACTTTTCTCACGAACCCGTTTTACAAATGCTAATTTTTTTCCGTTAGGCGAAATTATTGGACGAGCAGCTCCACCTGGACCTCCAGTTATGGTTTCGGTTTTTCCTGTTTCAAAATTGTAGCGTTTAATTACATAAATTTGACTATTTGGGTCTTTATTATACTGAAAATTTCCACCTGGATACATATCTTCAGAATAATACAAATACTTACCATCAGGTGAAACAAACGGTTCATTAACGTCTTGTTGATCGTTTTTTCGTTCTGTTAATTGTAGTCCTTTTCCACCATTAATATGGTATTGCCACATTTCACCAGCTCCTAAACTTCTTCCCGAAGTAAAATGCTTTCTCGCGATTAAATAGTCTCCACCAGGCATCCAAACGGCATTATTTAGCAACCGAAAATCTTCATCTGTAATCTGTTTGGCATCTTTACCATCGGCATTCATTACCCAAATATTATCACCTCCACCAGCATCACTAGTAAAAGAAATTTTCTTTCCATCAGGGCTAAATCTTGGTTGTACTTCAAAAGGGATTCCGGTTCTAATAGGCGTTGCTTTGCCGCCGGAGATAGGCATCGTGTAAATATCGCCCAACATATCAAAAACGATGGTTTGCCCGTCGGGGCTTACATCGAGGTTCATCCAAGTTCCCTCGTTGGTTGTAAAAGAATGAGGTTTGTAGTTAAAATCTTTCCCAGGGTTAGAAACATCCCATTTGGTTTCTTCTTTTTTGTCTTTATCTTTTTTTTGGGCTTGAAGGGTTATCGCGCAGCTTATCAATAATAGGGAAAGCAAATATCTCATAGTTTTTCAATTTTCTGAAGCTAAAGATAGTCAATAACTGTAAATCACGAAACAAAGCTTTTGGGAACTGCTATAGTTAATTTTTTTTCGCATAGTTTTACCTTCACCTTTTTAGTGCTTTCTATAAATTCTCCATCAATTTGAAGCGGGACGGGATGATGCATTTTTATTTTTGCTGACGTTGCAGTAAATTCCTTTGCAAATCCAGAGTTTAAATCGGTTTCATTATATATTGTGTTTATTATTTCAGAAATATTCAATTCCTTAAAAACGAGGAGTTCAAACACACCATCATTTATTTTCCCATTTGGGTTTACTGTGGCTCCAGTTCCAAATTTATTGGCATTGGCAATACAGAGCATGATTCCAGTTTGTTCAATGGTTTTTGAATTTACTTCAATTTTAAAAGTAAATGGATATTCAGAAGAAAATAATGTAGGCACAGTTTGTAGTATATAACCCAGTTTACCTCGAATATTGGACGCTTCATAATTTTTAACCAATTCGGCGTTAATTCCTAAGTCAGCCATATGAAAGCAGACGTGGTTATTTACTAAAAGCTTATCGGCTTTAATGGTGTTGTCTCCCAAAGCGATATCCAATTGTTCTTTTAAAGTAGGTGGAATATTAAAGTTCACAGCTAGTCCGTTGGCAGATCCTGCAGGAATAATCCCAACAGAAACCTGAAATTCTTCAACTGCTTCGGCAACAATCTTTATAGTACCATCTCCTCCTACAACTAATATTCGCTCTACTTTATGATCTATAATTTCTTCTTTTATACTAGAAATATCATTCTCTCCTGTAGTCTCATAAATTGCTAATTGATACCTATCATTATTACAGCGTTCTATAATAGTTGTTATAATATCTTCTTTAGATGTGTTACCCGATATTGGGTTTACTACTACTAAAATATTCTTAATTGCTTTCATTAATTTTAGTTTACATTTAAAAATAAGTATTTTGAAAATATGTAAAGGTTAAGAAAATTACAATACGTGAAATTAGATTTACAATTATATCGAGGTTACCTTAATGAGCAAGAATTAGTAGTTTCTGGGCACGTTTTTAAATCTTGGGCACCGGATAAGTTTAGTGTGGATAGAAAAGGGGTGAAACATGCTTTTTCCATATTGCATATGTTTACCATTTCACCACTTGAAAATATTGATATTACTTTACAGTTTTATGGTATTACAGTAAAAACCAAAACTTTGGAAGATGGTTTTTTTAGGTTTACCATTCCTTTTTCTGAACCATTAGAAAGTGGTTGGCATCCTTATAAAATTACGTGTGCGCTAGGTAAAATAGGTATTGTAGAAACTAACGAAGTATTAAAACCTTTTGAAAG comes from the Marixanthomonas ophiurae genome and includes:
- a CDS encoding vWA domain-containing protein, with the translated sequence MKKKNRPTGFVFTKHDPKEQSPFERLFEIFQELITHTSGDFDEAIDWLRQLDKEYNLTTAEYTIDDFIEDLKKKGYIREEFQPDGKGGGRGEGKNSITEKLERSLRKRALEQIFGKLKKSAGGNHKTKYRGQGDEQAGEFRNYQFGDSLERISMTESFKNAQINHGIDGFNLTENDLVVEESMHKSQMSTVLMIDISHSMILYGEDRITPAKKVAMALSELITTRYPKDTLDILVFGNDAWPIKIKDLPYLNVGPFHTNTVAGLQLAMDMLRRKRNTNKQIFMITDGKPSCMQLPDGTYYKNSAGLDPNIVKKCYMMARQARKLHIPITTFMIAEDPYLMQFVDQFTAANQGKAFYTGLKGLGEMIFTDYETNRRKRIR
- a CDS encoding sigma 54-interacting transcriptional regulator, with the translated sequence MKIENIKTFGDLKKAGFEYKTIKEELRRNLLQKLLKKETVFEGIHGYDYTVIPELERAILSKHNINLLGLRGQAKTRLARQMVSLLDEYIPVVAGSEINDDPFHPISRFAKELVHDKGDKTPIEWLHRDERFSEKLATPDVTVADIIGDVDPIKAANLKLTYADDRVIHFGMIPRANRSIFVINELPDLQPRIQVALFNILQEGDVQIRGFKLRMPLDVQFVFTANPEDYTNRGSIVTPLKDRIGSQILTHYPDDIKTARTITQQETMEASATKEKIYVPELAKDIVEQISFEARESEFIDAKSGVSARLSITAFENLLSTAERRALQNGEDKTSVRLSDFMGIIPAITGKVELVYEGEQEGASEVAEQLINSAVKRQFEGYFPKIEKLQKESDVDPYANVVAWFFEESGFELLDTLSDTEYKRQLNKIEPLEQLLKKHVPDISAKDKPFFKEFVLWALSEYKKLSKHNLGDGLEFKDVYGGYISGL
- a CDS encoding sulfite exporter TauE/SafE family protein, which codes for MELINSLSPYLLVGLFFLGAIAFTLSTISGGGGALMQIPILNFLIGTSQTAPVINLGTFISRPTRIIIFWKHIVWKIFWFYVPSAMIGAVLAAWLFAEVKIYWVQIIVGLFLVSTFFQYRFGKKERSFEVKLWYFIPLGFFISIIGTLTGGMGPILNPFLLNAGIDKESLVGTKAAQSFFLGIAQIGSYALFGLLTDELWVYGIAMGLGAIVGNLIGKWLLQRMSKLAFRKWVIAIMVISGLALIIKAISELL
- a CDS encoding LysM peptidoglycan-binding domain-containing protein — encoded protein: MIKAKYQNVLDLGEKLKIQNGDVKEENGKLKIWGTANTQYDKDRLWDEIKKSGGENPQDLEADIKVADKNAYAYHTVEKGESLSKISKKYYGDPMKYNKIFEANRNILDNPDVIHPGQELEIPNK
- a CDS encoding fasciclin domain-containing protein, which codes for MKFKSIIMSLAVATMLFTACNDGKKKEAEAKAEAEKMEMEAQKKAEEEAMMAKKEFEQNTIASKAMNNQNMSTLVSALKKAGLAQTFMEEGEYTVFAPTNEAFEAVPKKNMDNLMMDENKTQLQGLLKYHVVSGEWTGDALMKAIKDNDNKYRVTTLQGENIVLSTKDGKIMVKDAKGNTATVVNGNMDASNGVVHSIDKVLMPKG
- a CDS encoding proline iminopeptidase-family hydrolase, which gives rise to MKKLILLFSILAISISCKNEAETQTEEKSNQDDSETEYLSFTDKDDQFTGGIKMIPIETPKGTFNVWTKQTGNNPTIKVLLLHGGPGMTHEIYECFDGYFPQEGVEYYYYDQLGSYYSDQPDDKSLWKTERFVEEVEQVRKSLGLNSDNFYLFGQSWGGILAMEYALKYQENLKGLIVSNMVPSIPDYMKYNEKVLAPQLDPTVLKKIMQYEAAEDYSNEEYLNLIIENYYPKHVIRMPVDQWPNSIQRGFQHLNPDVYVTMQGPSEFGVKGDATLKNWDVKDRLHEITVPTLSIGATHDTMNPEEMKWLANNVANGRFHLCPNGSHLSQYDDQEVFFQGLIQFIKDVDSGSFKKV
- a CDS encoding ATP-binding cassette domain-containing protein, which produces MATLQVHDVTKSFGKNQVLNDVSFTIETGNIFGIFGKNGSGKSTLLKILFGTLSAESLQLEINGTKISSSEVIKKQLITYLPQHPFLPNNQRVRDIIPMYFQGEKEQDAVSYNPFVAKLTHKKAGMLSHGERKFFETILISHLPHPFLMLDEPFSMLEPLQIKALREFLMKISETKGIIITDHYYNDVLDITSKNIVLRDGKSLTVNSIDDLKKNEYLSKNQTK
- a CDS encoding amidohydrolase family protein, with the protein product MRYLLSLLLISCAITLQAQKKDKDKKEETKWDVSNPGKDFNYKPHSFTTNEGTWMNLDVSPDGQTIVFDMLGDIYTMPISGGKATPIRTGIPFEVQPRFSPDGKKISFTSDAGGGDNIWVMNADGKDAKQITDEDFRLLNNAVWMPGGDYLIARKHFTSGRSLGAGEMWQYHINGGKGLQLTERKNDQQDVNEPFVSPDGKYLYYSEDMYPGGNFQYNKDPNSQIYVIKRYNFETGKTETITGGPGGAARPIISPNGKKLAFVKRVREKSVLFLHDLETGEEWPVYDQLNKDQQEAWAIFGVYPNFSWMPNNTDLVFWSGGKINKIDTETQQITNIPFTAEVKIDIADRVHFNNKVEEETFTPQVIRHAVTSPNGKIVIFNALGSLYKKELPNGSPQRITNGTDFEFEPTFSPDGKHIVFVTWNDLEKGAIFKVSTSGGTPVKLTQEKAIFRTPSYSQNGKHIVFRKEKGNTDQGFTFTKKPGIYTMDTSGNNEKFVTKDGEYPIFSKDGNRIFLQTGGTYFGNLTKKLISVNLNGNDKKEHLKSKYANRLVPSPDNKWIAFTHLHKAYVAPLVLNGQTIDLDNKSKSVPVSQIARDAGINLHWSPDSKKIMWTLGDEYFSNELKNRFTFLPGSSEEVPEMTLEGTKIGLTAPVDTPSGKIAFTNARIITMDGDKVFKNGTIVINENKIEAIGETSKIKVPNDAKVYDVAGKTIMPGMVDAHAHVGAFRYGLTTQQNWQLMANLAFGVTTSHDPSANTETVFSISELLKAGKLTGPRLYSTGFILYGADGDFKAVINNLEDAKSSIRRTKAFGAKSVKSYNQPRREQRQQVLQAAREEGINVVPEGGSTFFHNISMVIDGHTGVEHNIPVAPIYKDILEVWGKSDVGYTPTLIVNYGGLNGEYYYYQRDNVWENEKLLQFTPRRIVDSRSRHRTMVPEKEYENGHILVSETAKKLSDAGVKVNMGAHGQLQGLGAHWETWMLKQGGMTNLEALKTATINAAEYIGAGNDVGSLEKGKMADLIVLTDNPLDDIENTQSIEMVMVNGRLYDANTLNEIGNHAKERSPFWWEHNKYNQAFPWHQETEGFMKGGCGCHVGHQ
- a CDS encoding diacylglycerol/lipid kinase family protein, with protein sequence MKAIKNILVVVNPISGNTSKEDIITTIIERCNNDRYQLAIYETTGENDISSIKEEIIDHKVERILVVGGDGTIKIVAEAVEEFQVSVGIIPAGSANGLAVNFNIPPTLKEQLDIALGDNTIKADKLLVNNHVCFHMADLGINAELVKNYEASNIRGKLGYILQTVPTLFSSEYPFTFKIEVNSKTIEQTGIMLCIANANKFGTGATVNPNGKINDGVFELLVFKELNISEIINTIYNETDLNSGFAKEFTATSAKIKMHHPVPLQIDGEFIESTKKVKVKLCEKKLTIAVPKSFVS